Genomic segment of Notolabrus celidotus isolate fNotCel1 chromosome 1, fNotCel1.pri, whole genome shotgun sequence:
TAGAGCAGACGAGTAGTTTGCTTTAGTATTGTACTAAATACTAACATTTGATGTCTGGAGAGGATTTTCTGTGTATATGTACAGACACATATTCTTAACCACATTGTATTTCCCCACCTAGAGTTCACCCTGGGTAGTTTCTGCACTGTTGTGGACGTGTCCAACTTCTCCAAACTGCAGACCCTGCGACTGGATGGGAACGAGATCAGTCGCCAGGACATCCCTTCAGAGTCATCCCTCTGCCTTCGTCAGGCTTCTAGCATCGAGATTTAATTGCGTGTGATAAGAAGTATGGCACTCTGCTCACTAGTACAGCTTGGTTTGTGGTCCGTGCCAAAAGAGTGACAAATTGCTTTTGTGGCATGTGCTAAAACCAAAGAACAGCAGGTGGCAGCAGGTAATACTGTAACATCCACTGCTCACATTATAGTAGAgatatgtgtttgtttacaaagcAACTGAAGGAAGCCTGACCACATATGTCATACAGAGCATCCTCTATCAgttaaaataaacaagtaaatcTTTAAACATTATGAGTTTCTCTGGGAAATCTCTACAATTGATTAAGCATCCACAAATTACATGTATAACCCTTAAGATAATGTATAAGTCAGGCTTGAAGATGATCAGACCCTCATGCCTCTGTTAGGATCAATGCTCTTTATAATcacattgtttttctctctgtatcCTTATCTCTGTCTTTGTAAGAATCATGCCTTCTATTGATTTGTCTCTTAAGTTGATGATAAAGATATCTAATATGATACACCTCTTTTGAAATCATTAGCTGACACAGAAGCATGACGTCTTGATTACTTGATAACCTTGTCTCATAGTCATATCCTGTTGCAATTGGGTGGATCATTTCTATGTTAATGATATAAATGCTGTGACTTTCTCTGATGAAGATCATCTCTCTCATTTCAGTTACATTCACCTTCCTTAGAGACTAAATAGATATCTCTGTACTCAGTGAAAAAAATCTCAGTGCTGTATTGTAGTAAATCCATCATTCTTTATGTTTGTCTTGAGTTAGTATATGTGTTGCATGGAGTAGTTATCAAACTGACAAAAGGTTTTTGTTTACATGCCTGTTGGAGAATCATTAAAAGCTGGGAATTTTGAAAAGTCTGTAGATTTGGATCATTATTGTTATAGTTTTGTGTTGCAATTTGTTCTACTTTCTTTGCATGTACTAGCAATGTCAATGAATTGAGAAaggaaaaagcaacattttttataGATATGATAAATGAAGCTAAAGGAAATAGTAGgcaaacctgggaaaacatcaacaaagttTTAAAGAAAGACAACTGCAAAGGAGCCAAAGGATTAGAATTAGAAGTTCAAGGAATTTTAACACAAGATAAAAATCAAATATGCTctgtttttaataattatttcatAGATTCAGTCCAAGATCTGATGCACACATTTGGCTTAAGAAGCAAAATCATTACTTCACATAACTGTGATTTccctgtttttaatatttctgagGTGTCAGAACCCTCTATAATTAAAGTCTTGAATCAATTTAATACCTCCAAGGCTAAAGATGTTTTTGATTGTGATCCTGCATTTGTGAACACATGGAGCTCTGGGACAGTGCCTGTAGAGTGACTAACTAAGGTTGATGATTCCCATTTTCAAATGGCCATCAAACAGCAGTGGACTGGTTGTTCACCTTTGCAGGGTTGCTGGGGGAGTCAAAAGAGTTTACTTATCTTATCTGCATGTGTTCTGTGGAGTTGGAGAAGGTGTGTGATCATATATTTTGGGCACTGTAGGGGGTAATGCCAGAGTAGGGGGTTAAAAGTGCTGAGAGCCATTTGGTCCTTATAAGACCAAGTGGTGGTCAGCCTATTGCTTAATAAAATAGGCAACTTCTGCACTTGTTTCTGCTTATCTGTTATCACAACAGGTGTGTTAAATGTTGTAATAATCTGTTAAATAATGAGTTGTTCATCGCTTTGTTCATTTATCTTTCTGTCATCAGTCATGTCATTTGACATAGTTGTGGTCACTTCACCAGGTTGTGATTATGAGTGACACAGCTGTACGTACGTTTACAATTGAGGGATTATTCGTCGATGTCACAGACCAACATGAGGTCAGTTCATTATCAGTCTGTGCAGTGGTGTCAGGGAATAGTTGTTCAGACGTGGTTCTTGTGCAGAGTCACTCACCTGAGTCATACACCCTCAATACTCTCCATCCAGTAACACTAAACTGTAAATCACAAATGTTTCTTTCTATTAATCAGAGGACATACAGAAATGCTGTCATTACATCTGACACAATTTATACTGGGGAGTCATGTACAGTATTGGTCTTGAGCATCAATGAGCACTGTAGGGTCAGAAATAACATAATGACAATGAAGACAATAGGAAGCAGCTCTTTATCAGACTAGGTGGGAGGAGATAAGTCTTTATCAGTGGAGGAATTTCCATCATTCGTGCGTATTAAATCATGATTCTAGTTTAagatgaaacataaaaaaaaactcagtgaGGGTATGGGGGAGGGTCTGGGCAGGTGATTGGTTTGGAAACATGACTCCCTTGTCTGTcagagtgggtgtgtgtgtgggtggggaggggggggggggggggtactgTAAAACAGACCTACCTGGCTGTTTTGAATTTCAATACAGACCAATAATCAGCAGGTGGAAGAACATGAGGAAATACGGCTGGAACAGTTTCAAGGATTTAATTTTAAGAAATCCTGCAGTTGTTGATCAGGTAAGATGACAAACCTGTTTGACCAGGTTATCACTTATTGCTTTAACACACAATGGATACAATAACAAATGTGgtgctttctttttaaaaatgtgttgtataTATCATGCTGTTACGTCTGTTAGGTAAAACCAAAAGTCAGTTGAATATTGAAATATCTCACTTAGTGGGCATGTAAATTAAACTATGGTGATGTGATGCTGGAGACAATGGATCTGAactaatttgatttatttgctgAGATCACAACTCAATCATAATGTCCCACAAGGGAGAAAAACTTTTTGAAAGTTCCAAGTGAAAACTTAGCGTGTTCTGTTGTAAACATAACTGTAATAGTTGGAGTTAATTGCTCTCTGAAAACAGCAGACACAAAGAGAACACTAGTACAAGTTACATTATCTGTATTATAACAGTATTTGTGGCATATTTGTTCTTAAAGAGAACTGGTTCTCCtctgtgtgcacatgaagcCTAGTTTAATTGGATAGAACAGCACAGAGGTGAACTCACTGCTTTGGTTTCCTAATTAAAGAAGGTACAACTGTTACTAAATGGTGTCAGCTCAAAGCTGAAAAACACTTCCTAAAACATCAGTATCCTTTCTTCTGATTTTACAACACAACATTCATTTGTGTTTAATTCTTTTAATTACAATTTTCAGACTCCAGTCTTTCTTCACTTGTTTTAGAAGCAGCACAAAATGCCAGAGACATTTTATCATGTTTACAATTTcaatcatttatatattttttcaataaGCAGGACCCACatgtggatgtggatgtggGTGATGAGAATAATGAACGTGGGAACTGGGCGAGCAAGAGGGAGTATATCCTCTCTACCATCGGCTATGCTGTTGGGCTTGGAAATATCTGGAGATTTCCATATTTGGCCTATAAGAATGGAGGAGGTAAAGGTTTCTTCTCTAAGTTAAATCTTGTGTGATAGCGACAGTGTCTGCATTTGAGTTACTTTATCCTTTTACCCCCCCAATGTGTAATTTTGAGCAGGTGCCTTTCTTATTCCCTACTTTGTGATGCTGGTGGTGACTGGaattcctcttttcttcttggAAAGCGCCTTTGGTCAGTTCTGCAGCCAAGGTCCGATTAACATATGGAGGGCAGTGCCAATCCTGCAGGGTAAGATAACAGCATCCGCTCCTTGTGAAAGATCAATCAGTTGCATAGGGAGGACAAGATGTCTGTCTTGAGGGATTTAATGAGGCTGTTGGTTAATGATCAACTATGGAGGCAAAAATCTATGTTTGATCACCTCTGACTTCAGGCAGTGTGATGTGTCAAGATAAAAgacagagctgcagggattACTTAATAAGCTATGAGGAACCTTTactctgtgttgactttggcagCCGCTGTGGTACATCTACATCTTGTCGATCCTCTCTAAAGAAAGATCTCTTCCATCCTTCAACCAACAAACACACCTCTTACATTGAAACTTTTAAAATGGTCTCTTTTGTTCTGCATGCTGTAAGTAACTTTGATAATTATAAGTAGTCAGTCTTCAggacttatttttttttcaaaacagtaaCCTTGTTATGACAAAGATTTGACCATCTTGGACCCTTATTGAGTTGTGGACTGTGAATTTTGTCTTATGAACACTAAAAGATGATATAAAAAAAGGGATTTTATTATGGCAGACTTCAAAATTAGtgtatttaaatataatttaaaggtgacatatcatgcaaaatcgactttttaatggttctctacctgaaaaatgtgtccctggcatgtctacaacccccccccaaaatgaaaacaatccattctgtccctgttctgatttctcaacttttctgtaaatgtgtgctgaaaccagccgtttcagttttcagtgtttttcatacgtcacaacgacatccggtctgtaacttgttcagcccatagactgtataaaatacaactcaactcctcctccgtttttcattccctgcacacatgtgctaacaaggagcttaggagggaggcatgctagttgtaggctgtcttaataaacacagaggtcggttttactccccacgtctgcagatttgaagatctagtggatgatttttatttttcatggaaaagtgctagcgctagttagcatagccacatagttacatgttcgtcgctgtgtaccaagacacacgtctacatactgacaaataaaacaacaagaaacactaaatctgtgaccaatggttcagaaaggtcctgctgcaggcgcctctccgtcaggatcagattctggatcagattcagagggttgaagtaacgcgggtctgtgagcagccgtgtatattcagccaacatgtaaacattagatcaatgtgctggacagccgaggccacatccacttcctgagggggcgtggtcagtgtgctcattctcatttaaaggcacagacacagaaaacagcctgttctgagcagggctgaaaaagaacccctctttttattttacaggcagaccaaaatctgatttcaaagtgtttttttgagcaataaactttaaagacatgttttggggacctcttagaccaatatattttgatgaaaaagagcataatatgtcacctttaaagcttatGTGAGGAGTATTAAActggttttgaaacagactgacattaaTACCCAAGTCTCTTTACGAttctatttgatttgatttgatttgatttgaaagtgtttattttgaacatgtcaataaataaataaataaataaacaaaaagacgaccccccccccaaaaaaaagcaAACGTTACAAACGATGTAAAAAAAATCGAAAACAAAACTGTTTCATCACTAATATGAATTCTGTAACATGtccgaaaaggagtaggaagaagtaaCACTTATTAAATCCCACCCCTTCTCAGTTATTAATTAGTAATTCATAGTAAGCCTCCCTTTATATACAAACATATCCAAtattaatctatttttaaagattgtctatacttctttttttcaattcatCAAAGCAGaggagaccatcagcaacaagactaaTTACTTATATACTGTTAATATTAATGCCTACATACGGCTGCTGGCACCAGTTGCTCTACATGCCAGAATCATATGTTGTTAGATGAAGAGGTTACTTTGCAGAGTAGATCTTTAAAAGGCGGAGGTTTAAAAAGGCTACTACAATGTTAAGTGCTAATACACAGATAGATGTAGAGTAAAAATATTACTGGTGCATACGACCCAATAGGAGTTGGATAACATGCTGACACACAAGGTGTCTTCTAGTTGTGTGGACATTCAGTTTAAATTGTAACTATTCACACAGAGCTCATAGGTTTAAGGAAGAGACTGCTGAGTTAATATATGTTCTGCTTAACAGCTTGTAAAGATAGAGACAACAAAAGAAAGTAAGTTAAACCGTATTATGTATAATTATCTGCTTAACCTGCACAACACAGGTGCCTATGCATCACCATGGGTTTTAAAGGTTAAGCAGATACTGGATGACTGTGGCCTGTCTTACCTCTGGATCACACAGCAGTGTAACAACATTAACTGGCTTAGACAAACTGTTGATCAGAGGCTTAAAGATCAGTTTTTGCAAAAGTGGCAAGGTGAACTGgataaaatgacatcatgtgaCTTATTTGTACAATTTAAATGTGATATAAaactagaaaaatatttgttatttgaaaaccaGAAGTATAGACAGGCTATTTGTAATTTTAGAATGAATAACACCAGGATCCCTAAGGTCACGGGAAGGTATAAAGGCCTGGATAGAAAACTGAGGATTTGTAATCTCTGTAATGATGATCGTGTGGGCGACGAgtaccatattttgtttgaatgcaggaacacaagcattctgaataatagagagaggttcatacccaggtattattttcaacatccctctgtgtttaaattaattttgcttttgaaatcagataagccaaaacttatctgtaaattaggagctttctgaagaatgtccttccattgtttaagtaagatctgttgtacttcaaacatgccgtgtgccatcattatattgttttgttatttgtaatttatgttctgtggctccataccatgtgatcatggtctgagcatcaaatgaaaaatgaaatgaaaaatgaaaagacaGCAGTTGACCTCATGTTGaggcttttaaatattttctattCAGAGTACTTTTAAGCCAGTTGCTCTACTCTGGACACTTTCAATCTAATTtggaaaaatcaaaacagattaGAGATGTATTCACCTACAGTCAGGAAACTGTCAGCAAGAGTAGACTGTTACACTTCACAAGCTTTCTTTAAGAGGAGTGCAGTTTTGAAGCAGGAGACCaattcaatcatttttaaaaactcacctaaAGTTATATTTCCAAAAGGCTTCTTGAAATGCATGTGTAAACAAcactgcctctcctcctcctcctcctccaggtgtTGGTGTTGCCATGGTTTTGGTGACTCTAATTGTATCAATTTACTACAACGTCATCATCGCCTACAGCCTGTACTACATGTTCGCCTCCTTCCAGTCTCCTTTGCCCTGGTCCAGCTGTTTCAGCTTTTCTGACAGTAACTGCAGCAGCACGCCTGTAGGTGCGTCTTTTatctccagttttttttttttgaggagtTCTTAATTAAATCAGCTATTTGGTGAATGCTTGTGCAAGAATCCACATaaccaaatattttttttatcattctgtAAAATCAATGGTTATACTCACTAATAGACCTCTTGTTTGTACTTCTTTAGTGCACTGCAATGTGAGTGGTGTGTTAGTGGCCAACTGGACTCAGGAAAACAGCACGTGTCCTTTGACCAATATGTTCACAGTACCAGTGCAGAGCCCGAGTGAGCAGTACTGGGAGTAAGAAACACACTCAAGAAGAACAAATGCACACAGGTGTTGTAGATGTACGCATACTCACAtatctctctgctcctcagtcGTGTGGCTCTGCAGAGATCCAGCGGCTTGGATGAAACAGGACCTGTAGTTTGGCACTTGGccctctgtctgctgctgagctCCTTGATTGTTGCTGCAGCGCTCATCAGAGGCATCAAATCCTCAGGAAAAGTAAGTGAGCATCATCCATCCCTGAACAGGTCCCTGACCACAGTCCAATTTCAGGCCCAGTGAATATTGCAAGTCAGATGGGAAGATCAATAACCATATCCTGAAGGACTTTCCTGTAACACAGATCATCCAAACTTACTGCATATGGGTGCAATCAATTCATTTCACAGTAAAAGTAGTTTTAGACAAGTGTTTTGAACAGATGAAGTGCAGCAGGAAGCTTTTGTCTCCACCACAATTTGTGCTTCCTACAGGGGCGCCACCAGGGATTTTTGGCCCCATGAAAAATTATCACCAAAGGTCACAAGAACCCTGAGCTACTGCTGtcagtcagcatcaaaatatcagatttgaaggtattatttgagtaatctctgtgaaattaaaacagactaaatcactcaatgcttcaacctgcccagcatccaaaacagactataggctgtagcttatgtagcttagctatagctttgtttttataggcttttgtaatagtacagatagagagagagaaaaaaagttcccacagacccccttcaataatgctaattgacatgctacgttgctcaccttcttgttcattgggttggggggagtaGTGGGGAGACAGTGaacctgctgacatatcagctgctaagtctggtagggagggcggggaaacccatttagCATAATTAGCTACAACGTAGCTTTGTGGAtatcaaactagcaaacaggttgattttactataccaacctttcctggagaaaaactgggGGACATACTGTTgccctttctttccctccttttctggaatccagactttgtctttccatACATTTTAGCTGCCTTAAGCGCACTCAGTACACTAACCCCTAAAATAGCCCTACCTTTTGTGCTATACTTCTATAAACTTTCCTGTGCATCCAGAGTTAATGTACCATGGATATCACTATCACATTAGATTTATCTCATAGGCTAGCAGTTGAGATATCTGTCAAAACCCAGGAAGTGGACTAGTTAGCAAACCAGACAGCTAGCATAGCTAAAAAATGTAGCATGAAGTAGCAACTTCCAGTTGAATGGATATTAGGGTAAATATTTACAGATATGTATATTTTGATAAATGCGAACAGAGAAATAGATTTAGCAAAATTTGACTAAAATTCAGATTAGCTGTTTCTCCCTGTTTTCCACTGTATGTGGAATCAGCTCCGCTAATGAGCTATTGGAGCAGCCTCATACAATATCCTATGTGTTTATTGACATCATAGTGGTTTCAGTCTTTTCATCAAACCTCTTGGCAGGGCGTAAAGTTGAATTATATGACCTAAATGTCCTATTTTTGTAAAGGGGGCACATTTGTCAACCGAATAGAGATCAAGCTAGGTTATCATTGTGATTGTTGGTTTTTTTATCTCAAGGAAAAAGAATACATGTACACATAAGAGTCCTGATTATttcttaaatgtttgcaaaTGGATTGattaactgattgattttgtctCTCCAGGTTGTGTATTTCACAGCTACATTTCCTTATGTGGTGATTCTGATCCTGCTGATCAGAGGTGCAACACTAGAGGGAGCTAGAGATGGGATAGAGTTCTACATCGGGTCAATGTCTAATTTGACTAAACTGACAGAAGCACAGGTACGAACCCAACTATCATTTTCACTGGCACTGTAAGGAGGAGAAAAGTCAGGATGATTCTAGAGGCCCAAAATGCATGCGGATATGTTATTATTTATCAGtataaaattattttttcttttttatgggGCTTGAAATCTCTGGCAACGGCCCTGATCAGTTGTGCAACTTGAACTGCAACTGTGCAGTAATTACAGtgcaatcatttttatttaagaaaaaaagaacttttCATTGAAGAATAACTCATTTTTTTCAGGTCTGGAAAGATGCAGCCACTCAGACCTTCTTCTCCCTCTCGATTGGCTGGGGAGGAGTCATGACTCTTGCTTCCtacaacaacttcaacaacaataTGTTTAAAGATGCATTTATTGTAACACTTACAAATGCTGGTAAGATCTGTTCCAAAAGCAGTGTTTGATCCTGATTTGAAATAATTCACATATCTATCTCAGATTTTtctactttgatttttttatttataggtaCCAGTGTGTTGGCAGGCTTCGCCATATTTTCTATCCTGGGTCACATGGCTCACATCTACAACATACCTGTTGGAAACGTTGTAAAAGAAGGTCAGACAAACTCATCATCTGGGCATATATGAAACACAGTTTGATAGACATCCTGGTTCCttctcatgtttttgtttctctgtctttgtgcaGGATTTGGCCTGGCATTCATTGCTTATCCAGACGCCCTCTCCAAGCTTCCTGTTGCCCCTCTGTggtcttttctgttcttcttcatGCTTTTAACTGTTGGTCTGGACTCCCAGTTTGCAGGAATAGGTGAAAATCTCAGTTCCAATTAAACTCAAGTGTTGCTGTTGTAATAGTTTTGCAGTTTGCCTCAAACTCTCCTCTCATCATTAGAGGTGATCACAACATGCCTGCATGATGGCTTTCCTAAAATCTTCAAATCCAAACGTGCTTTGCTGACAATAGCGACCTCTGCCATCCTCTACCTGCTGGGTCTGCCATGTGTCACAAGGGTAAGTCTCcatactttttttgtttctttgctctGAGACAGTCTTTGTTAACCCTCTTAGCTCacatttgtgttcatgtgtgtgtttggtgtagGCAGGAATATACTGGGTGACTCTAATTGACCACTTCGTTGCTTCCTGGGTGCTGCTTTTTGTGGCTCTCTTTGAGATCATTGGTGTTTCCTACATTTACGGTAACCACGATAAGTGGACATACATGCATGTTAAGGTGACAGAGAGTCTTACTCTGCAGCTGCATCTTTTTCATACTTCTCATTGTGTCTAGGGGGGAATCGTTTTATCAAGGACATTGAGATGATGATTGGGAATAAAAGTTTTGCATTCTGGCTGTGGTGGAGAGCATGTTGGTTCTTCATCAGCCCCTGCGTCATTGTGGTGAGTCACACATCACACAACATTTAATTATAAAAATCTCAAACTGCACTGCCTCAAACTCCACAACCTCACTGCTTATCCTTGCCAGAAGCTagtaaatcaacatttaaagtctgttttgaaTGAAAATGATTTAACTTTGATGTTTCCATATATGTGTCAGGTCTTTATGTCATGAAGCAAATTTAGAAAAAAGGTTGTAAATTAGTGTGAATTGGTTCTGTGATTTGTATTACATATATGGCTGCTAACCTTGTTGTGTAGGTTATCCTGGTCTGGTCTTTATTATCAATCGTACCACACGAGTATGATGGAGTTCAGTCCCCGGTCTGGGGCTCGGCTCTGGGCTGGTGCATGGCTCTATTCATCCTCTTCTGGATTCCTGGCGTTGCTTTGTATAAGCTCATCAGAGCAGAGGGAGGCCCATggaaggtgtgtttgtgtttattgtcaTCACTGATTTGAGGTGGTTTTCAAAGCATTAAGATGTTCTCCTTGAACCCAAAGCAATGATGTAATATTGTGGCAATTTCTATTTTTCTGCAGCGTCTGAAATCATTGTGCTCTCCAGCTGAAGAATGGCATCCTTACCTGGACGTCCATCGAGGGGAACGTTACTCAGAAGAACGCTGCCGCAACAGGAAGAGCCACGGGGACAAAACCAAAGTGAATGTTAATGTGATCTCTAGCTCATGGCTTTGATGTATGTCATGGTGTGTTTAGTTGCCAGTCTTTCTCATTTCATTGAGCAGTGTAATCTTGAATATTGAACACCTTGTACTgcaagttaaagctggggttggtaatcagatttagatacactttttgccatactggttaaaattatttttatgtcctgatggcaatcaatacatggtgtgttcctaaaaaagagtgaaaaaaaactgctatctacagccagagtaaacctgggaaaacaccaaccaatcaccgttttttggctccccaaattttaaaccaatcaaatcccatccagctgttctgccctcctcctgcgcgtacatttccccggcgtgcactcctccgagtccccgtctcctgcctctacttcccctgactctatttactgcccctctcgctcgtcctcgggcctgtcccctctgacctgatgaggtgctttgctcaggactgtagtccggatcagagtctaaaaagctctcaccaacaagcagaataattaatgacgttcagtaagtcctacagaaaatatatatttattgtagcgtccgtccggacgctgtagtgatgacgagccgattcgtgaacacgttgagctttaataaccggtcactgtcggccgtgatcagccaaccaacaaagcaacaatcaatgtttgaatgaatgaaaaacttctcctcttgtctctcctctctcccactcacactctctacacctctcctgatgccttcactgaccgtcaacactgtaggaattaagaacatcttcactgaacacgtttaacaaacagtagatctgttacagtattacatgtgttataacttttctcctgatatcatgtcactggtacaactggataatgctagcatgatagttgtgagtactaacagcagccatgtttgtttgtgtttttaactttcactatgataatgttttggtgaggaccggttttgaatcagtcaccatcatatggtcgagaatcagcggcgctcgtgcatgtgagcgggggggggggggggggggggggggtcgttttggaggagctccgagggaggaggggaggggttagacggagtcatgaggaaaagctacattcaaattcatgctggttttccgagactaccaaccccagctttaaagtaacATAAGTGACTTTTTACCTGATTATTTTTGTACTTGTTTTTTCAGGCAGGGGTGACTaaatttcaatttaaaaaaaaggaatgtttcCCTGTTTCCCCGCAGTCTCACATTTAGGGAGTATGAGGGCCGGggatcataaaataaaaataaaaggaggaagattttttttaatatgtttaaccAGTCACATTGTT
This window contains:
- the slc6a14 gene encoding sodium- and chloride-dependent neutral and basic amino acid transporter B(0+) isoform X2, with product MRKYGWNSFKDLILRNPAVVDQDPHVDVDVGDENNERGNWASKREYILSTIGYAVGLGNIWRFPYLAYKNGGGAFLIPYFVMLVVTGIPLFFLESAFGQFCSQGPINIWRAVPILQGVGVAMVLVTLIVSIYYNVIIAYSLYYMFASFQSPLPWSSCFSFSDSNCSSTPVVHCNVSGVLVANWTQENSTCPLTNMFTVPVQSPSEQYWDRVALQRSSGLDETGPVVWHLALCLLLSSLIVAAALIRGIKSSGKVVYFTATFPYVVILILLIRGATLEGARDGIEFYIGSMSNLTKLTEAQVWKDAATQTFFSLSIGWGGVMTLASYNNFNNNMFKDAFIVTLTNAGTSVLAGFAIFSILGHMAHIYNIPVGNVVKEGFGLAFIAYPDALSKLPVAPLWSFLFFFMLLTVGLDSQFAGIEVITTCLHDGFPKIFKSKRALLTIATSAILYLLGLPCVTRAGIYWVTLIDHFVASWVLLFVALFEIIGVSYIYGGNRFIKDIEMMIGNKSFAFWLWWRACWFFISPCVIVVILVWSLLSIVPHEYDGVQSPVWGSALGWCMALFILFWIPGVALYKLIRAEGGPWKRLKSLCSPAEEWHPYLDVHRGERYSEERCRNRKSHGDKTKVNVNVISSSWL
- the slc6a14 gene encoding sodium- and chloride-dependent neutral and basic amino acid transporter B(0+) isoform X1 codes for the protein MRKYGWNSFKDLILRNPAVVDQQDPHVDVDVGDENNERGNWASKREYILSTIGYAVGLGNIWRFPYLAYKNGGGAFLIPYFVMLVVTGIPLFFLESAFGQFCSQGPINIWRAVPILQGVGVAMVLVTLIVSIYYNVIIAYSLYYMFASFQSPLPWSSCFSFSDSNCSSTPVVHCNVSGVLVANWTQENSTCPLTNMFTVPVQSPSEQYWDRVALQRSSGLDETGPVVWHLALCLLLSSLIVAAALIRGIKSSGKVVYFTATFPYVVILILLIRGATLEGARDGIEFYIGSMSNLTKLTEAQVWKDAATQTFFSLSIGWGGVMTLASYNNFNNNMFKDAFIVTLTNAGTSVLAGFAIFSILGHMAHIYNIPVGNVVKEGFGLAFIAYPDALSKLPVAPLWSFLFFFMLLTVGLDSQFAGIEVITTCLHDGFPKIFKSKRALLTIATSAILYLLGLPCVTRAGIYWVTLIDHFVASWVLLFVALFEIIGVSYIYGGNRFIKDIEMMIGNKSFAFWLWWRACWFFISPCVIVVILVWSLLSIVPHEYDGVQSPVWGSALGWCMALFILFWIPGVALYKLIRAEGGPWKRLKSLCSPAEEWHPYLDVHRGERYSEERCRNRKSHGDKTKVNVNVISSSWL
- the slc6a14 gene encoding sodium- and chloride-dependent neutral and basic amino acid transporter B(0+) isoform X3; the encoded protein is MVLVTLIVSIYYNVIIAYSLYYMFASFQSPLPWSSCFSFSDSNCSSTPVVHCNVSGVLVANWTQENSTCPLTNMFTVPVQSPSEQYWDRVALQRSSGLDETGPVVWHLALCLLLSSLIVAAALIRGIKSSGKVVYFTATFPYVVILILLIRGATLEGARDGIEFYIGSMSNLTKLTEAQVWKDAATQTFFSLSIGWGGVMTLASYNNFNNNMFKDAFIVTLTNAGTSVLAGFAIFSILGHMAHIYNIPVGNVVKEGFGLAFIAYPDALSKLPVAPLWSFLFFFMLLTVGLDSQFAGIEVITTCLHDGFPKIFKSKRALLTIATSAILYLLGLPCVTRAGIYWVTLIDHFVASWVLLFVALFEIIGVSYIYGGNRFIKDIEMMIGNKSFAFWLWWRACWFFISPCVIVVILVWSLLSIVPHEYDGVQSPVWGSALGWCMALFILFWIPGVALYKLIRAEGGPWKRLKSLCSPAEEWHPYLDVHRGERYSEERCRNRKSHGDKTKVNVNVISSSWL